The following coding sequences lie in one Miscanthus floridulus cultivar M001 chromosome 9, ASM1932011v1, whole genome shotgun sequence genomic window:
- the LOC136482559 gene encoding mannose-6-phosphate isomerase 2-like: protein MMLPCIQARSLTKKEQLVLSLEKQYPGDVGVLAAFFLNFVKLNPGEALYVSANEPHAYLSGECIECMATSDNVVRAGLTPKYRDVQTLCSMLTYNQAFPEILQGMPVQPYVTRYTPSTDEFEVDRYLLPPGKSVTMSPVPGPSIFIVMTGEGEIQAGFMTDSAKAKEGDVFFVPAHTKVKLYTSSPRSMQLYRAGVNSSFLS, encoded by the exons ATGATGCTTCCATGTATTCAGGCTAGAAGTTTAACAAAGAAGGAGCAACTAGTTTTGTCATTGGAGAAGCAGTACCCAGGAGATGTTGGTGTTCTGGCAGCGTTCTTCCTAAATTTTGTTAAGCTAAATCCTGGTGAAGCACTTTATGTTAGTGCGAACGAACCTCATGCATATCTCTCAGGGGAGTGCATTGAATGTATGGCCACTTCAGACAATGTTGTCCGTGCAGGTCTAACTCCGAAATACAGAGATGTGCAAACTCTCTGCTCGATGTTGACTTATAATCAG GCCTTCCCGGAAATTCTGCAAGGAATGCCTGTACAGCCGTACGTGACTCGTTACACCCCATCAACTGATGAATTTGAAGTTGACCGCTACTTGCTACCTCCTGGCAAATCAGTCACCATGTCTCCAGTGCCTGGTCCATCCATATTCATCGTCATGACAGGAGAAGGAGAAATCCAGGCAGGCTTCATGACTGACAGCGCAAAGGCAAAGGAAGGTGACGTTTTCTTTGTGCCGGCTCACACCAAGGTCAAGCTTTACACTTCTTCCCCCAGGTCCATGCAGCTGTACAGGGCTGGGGTAAACAGCAGTTTCCTGAGTTGA